The proteins below come from a single Agrobacterium vitis genomic window:
- a CDS encoding D-alanyl-D-alanine carboxypeptidase family protein, which translates to MLVLLAALFYGVSLQTGAFAQGAAADAATPAVYATEAKQVLLIEAETGSVLFEKNSDQPFTSASLSKMMVAEVVLDALKSGRLTLSQDFPVSEFAWRTGGAPSRTATMFAAVRSRVPVEALLKGVMVQMANDACLILAEGMAGSEQGFVKLMNERAAALGLKDSHFANATGLPDPGNKVSLRDMITLAQALKSNYPDFYALYAQPDFEWNKIFQRNRNPLLGQSPGVDGLAAGFADGEGYSIVASAQQNGVRLYLGLAGSESDKSRQEDAAKALAWGFSAFEKRRLFEAGQVIGEASVYGGEPAQVPLVSPQPVDVYLPVGASDKLEAKVIYPWPLRPGVAQGQQVGHLKVMLGDKMLRDMPLQAASPSTLGSLVKRTRDALVELLFSWV; encoded by the coding sequence ATGCTTGTGCTGCTTGCGGCACTTTTCTACGGCGTAAGTCTTCAGACCGGCGCCTTTGCGCAAGGAGCGGCAGCCGACGCTGCAACGCCCGCCGTCTATGCCACCGAGGCCAAGCAGGTCCTGCTGATCGAGGCGGAAACCGGCAGTGTGCTGTTTGAAAAGAACAGCGATCAACCTTTCACCTCGGCCTCTCTCTCCAAGATGATGGTTGCGGAAGTGGTGCTCGATGCGCTGAAATCCGGTCGCCTGACGCTGTCCCAGGACTTTCCCGTTTCCGAATTCGCCTGGCGCACCGGTGGCGCGCCGTCGCGCACGGCGACGATGTTTGCTGCCGTGCGCTCGCGCGTGCCGGTGGAGGCGCTGCTGAAGGGCGTCATGGTGCAGATGGCCAATGATGCATGTCTTATCCTTGCCGAGGGCATGGCCGGATCGGAGCAAGGTTTCGTCAAGCTGATGAATGAGCGGGCAGCGGCGCTTGGTCTTAAGGACAGCCATTTTGCCAATGCAACCGGTCTTCCAGATCCCGGCAATAAAGTCAGCCTGAGGGATATGATCACGCTGGCGCAGGCGCTGAAATCCAATTACCCGGATTTCTATGCGCTTTACGCCCAGCCGGATTTCGAATGGAACAAGATCTTCCAACGCAATCGCAATCCGCTTCTCGGCCAGTCACCGGGTGTGGATGGCCTGGCGGCAGGGTTTGCCGACGGGGAAGGTTATTCCATCGTCGCGTCCGCCCAGCAGAATGGTGTGCGGCTCTATCTGGGCTTGGCGGGCAGCGAAAGCGACAAATCCCGGCAGGAGGATGCGGCAAAGGCACTGGCCTGGGGCTTTTCCGCTTTTGAGAAGCGCCGCCTGTTCGAAGCGGGACAAGTGATCGGTGAGGCCAGCGTTTATGGCGGGGAACCGGCACAGGTGCCGCTGGTGTCGCCGCAGCCGGTTGATGTCTATCTGCCGGTTGGCGCCAGCGATAAGTTGGAAGCCAAGGTCATCTATCCCTGGCCGCTGCGCCCCGGCGTGGCGCAGGGCCAGCAGGTCGGGCATTTGAAGGTCATGCTCGGCGACAAGATGCTGCGTGAC